The Cuculus canorus isolate bCucCan1 chromosome 3, bCucCan1.pri, whole genome shotgun sequence DNA window GATGAAGAAGTGTGGTTACAAGTACAAAGTAGGCTTGTGTGTTCAGGGGGACCCAATGCAGAGGGCAGAGAACAAGTGTCTGAAAACCTGACACGGGGTTGTGTGTGATCCTCCACAGAGCCGTGAACTGCCTTACAGGTGTACTttgcagcactgggagctgttACTTCTCAGATGACAAGTCCCAGGATCCAAAGATGACATTACAACACATAACCACATGCTGTCCACATCTGGCCAGTCATATGAGACAAAAAGTCACTGGACATCTTCAtccaaatttatttattaataaggTAACAACATATTCCAAATTATTACAAGCCTTTACTGGGTCCTTCCACTACCATCACAAATTTGACCAAGATGTCAGACTTCTGCAGTAAATGTCAGTGTTTAGgtgcagaattaaaataaaagcttaagaGAATAATTAGCAACAGGAAGTAACAGTACAAACACCACGATAACAGATCAGCACGATGTCTGCTGAAGGCTCTCTGGTCACTCCCAGTCAGGCTGCTCTGGTCTCAAGCTCTAGCAATTAGCAGATATAAATAATGCAGCTTACCTACTTCGGTCAAAGCAGCAAGCACAAAAGCATTTAAGATTTCATAAGTGCGCAGGAACTATACAGTACTTTAATCAAACGGCCTAATACCTTGCCTTATGCCTAGATTTATACTTTCTATGCTCCAGTCCATCTCTAGCAATGGACAATGAGAAAAATACCCAATACAttagaatatttcaaaatttagaGCCCCCAATACATTAAGAAACACTTTTGTTGAAGCCTTAGTTAATGCAAGCCTCCTTTACTTACTGTGATTTCAGtgctccttttcctccatttctttttatccACAATGCTAAAGTAATTCCACTAAAGGGCTTACAGTTTTCATCACTTGGCTCCTTTCAACCTCTGTGATTGTAGCTCAGCCAAGAAAGAAAGTGGCACACAAAACAGCAATAAATTACAGCACAGCTAACCCATTtaaactacttttaaaaaatagtacACAGATGCACATTATAAACAGGTGCCTTAAAACATGCTTCTTAGCGTCCGATACCAACATGTTTTTCCCCAGAGTGTCCGTCCCCCTGTTTGCAACAGGACCCATCAGACCCAACAGCACCAAGACAGACATCAGCTCCTCCACAGCGTTAGGTACAAGCTTCTGCATTTAACATCCATACTAAAGGTATTACCACCCACAGCAGGGGAAAAGGTCAGGCTGTCAGTACCAAAGTGTGGCAAGATGTCCAATAAACTCCAAGCATGCACTATTTTGAGTCTAACAATACTTACTCAAGACTGGCTTCAGAATCAAGGCAACAGGGATTATCAAAGGCAGCCCCTCCTCTGCTTGCAAAGCCTGACCTAATACTGTCTTGTTACCCTAACTAACACTTgcacttttttcctctacaaCTTTTTAAAGCAACTGAGGGGATAAACCTACTTTCAAAAGGTGTTGATATCTACTGCTCCTGAAGCACTCAATCTAGGAGTAATCCTATGAAAATCATCATTCTAGCAATTGTCACTGAGCTCAGCTAGAAAAAGTCATTTAAGTGAAATGACAAAAGACATGATTCAATGTAATCATGCAGAATAAAGCAGGGTATACTACATGGATAGCacgtgcgcacacacacacgcgcacacacacacgtattTACAACTGCACTATTATCTGGAATACTGTTTGCTTCAAAGAAACAGTGAAGCTAACACAATCTCCCTAGAGAGCAGCACTGCTTAGTCAAAGTCACGGTTTGTAAGAACCAGCGGAGCAACCAGAGTCCACACGTACAGCACGATGCCAATCCAGCTGGAAGATATCTTCACCCAGACAGACGGCCATTTGCTGGTCATTGTCTCATAAGAAGAATCCggactgtgaaagaaaaaaaaaaagaaaaaatataatatacaaTTTTTGTTTCAGCATGACATACTTGCATGGTAAGCCACTCTTCAGAACTATTTTCAGAGTAAATCATTTTCACTTCAACTCCACATCTCAAAGGACATTTCCACCCTTCTTCCAGGCAGTTCACACCAATTTGTACAAGAACACAATTTGTCAGCTGCTGTcaaaggaaagatggaaagtAACAGCAGCCTGAAAAATACTTAAGAGAAGCTGTCAAGAAGCAGCAATAACTACAAGGAATCTGTAATCAAATCTGTAAAATGGCAGGAAAGGGACAGCATTTATAGATACAAATAATGCATTTCACCTTGCCAACAGCTGGAAGAACCAATAATCGTGATGTCATATTGACCCAAGCAGGACCACAAATCACATCCACAGCAAGACTATCTATTAAgagttatttctgaagaaaacccCTTTCTAGTATTGCTATTTTAGTGTGACACAAACCATCCTTTTACAAATTATTAGtgacagctttttctttaaattctggAGAATATCTGCTCAAGCTTTtaacagaatattaaaaaacatacaGAGCAGAAAGACTACCTGAATGACAACTCACACACATGAGGACTATTTTATTGTAAGGGTTTTTTCAAGGAGCAGACAACTAAGTCTCCTTCCCCTACAGACCCCATCACAGAATAGCTGAGGTTGGagaggacctctggaggtcatctggtccaatcaCTTGCTCAAGCAGGGACACCTAAAACAGGCTACCCAGGACTATTCCCAGATGGTTTTTGATTAcgtccaaggatggagactccacaacctcccagggcaacctgtgctagtgtcCAGTCACcgttacaacaaaaaaaaagtagctcCTGATGTTCAGAAGGAAGCTCCTATGTTCTAGTGTGTGGCCactgcctctggtcctgtcactggacaccaGTGAATTGACgtggctctgtcttctttataCCCTCCCTTTATTTATACCCATTGTTAAGACCCCCgtgagccttcccttctccaggctgaacagtcacagctctctcagcccttcctcatatgacagatgctccagtcccttaatgTTTGTTTGCTGAACTCTCTGTCCAAGTCTGCCTTGTACTGCAGATCCCAGGACTGAACCCAACACTCCACCTGTGGTGTCACCAGAGTGAATAGATggcaggatcacctccctccacctgctaATATAACGTGTTCTACCTCtcctttttccagctctgtgtcAGACACAGGTCTGGTGCTtacttatttttagttttcataaAATTTAAGAGAGTCTCTCTTATTCACTTCACGGGACATATTTCTGCAGTCCAGTGGATCATGAAAATTACCCTAGAAAACATGACAGTTACTTGGGAACAAGGCTGATTACTCCAATTTTcaaatatgatttatttaatGTAGATCAAATAGCATACTTCGAGAAAGCCCATTCAGGACCTACATTCCTTTCAGCACACAATGCACACCTTGTCCAGCTAAAAAGAGCATCCTGTATGTTTATTATTAGCACAATATATTATCAAATGTAAATACCTGTACCAGTTGGTAAGCGTCATCATGATATACAGTGATGCCAGGAAAAGcatgaaatgaaagaaggagTAACTGTAAGTAACTCCATCCCGCTCATTATCTATGGCTCGGTGaacatcatctccatcatcaaGGGAGCCGTCACTCCTGGGCATTCCATCCTCTATCAGTGTTGATTCATCACTGGTCAGCATCAGCTTGTTAACTTGGCTGTTGTTGGATGTTCGAATGCTGTATTtgacaggaaaaaacacaatacacttaacaaataaatacaatttaatatcTGACAATCAGCAGTAATAAAAgttaataggatttttttttaaattactcttACCTTGAATAGAGAACACACAGCAAAAACAAAATCAGTCCTACAATTCCTTGCGCATCCCACCACTGAACTACCTGACCTTGGACTGGAACAATGGTGCTGTTGTAACCAATGATGCTCAGCAGACTTGGGTTACAGCGCCTGTCTTGGGGTGGGAAATTACATTAGAacttatttaaaacaacaacagaatATATATCCACAGTACAATTCCACACTGAACATGTGGCAATAGAGAGGAACTTTGTGACCATGACAGTCAagtaaaaaaagctttaaatttaatttcagtctaTTGAGACTCTCTAAAGCAGGCAAATGACAGTACGTGGCATATAAATGTCTCTTTGAGCAGATAAGGGATTTTAAACTTATATAAGATAATGGATCAACTCCTTTACTGTTGCATTACGTGTAatcagatgcaaaaaaaaataaaaaaaattgctctgcATATTAAGCTTTAAGAATTCTACCACTAGAAAACAAGTTTGACAACCAAACAGTTGCAGTACCAACTACTACTACACTTACCTGGTTCATTGGTCATAGCTGACCAAGTCAAATACATCGTATAAACTGTGATCACAGAAGACTGCAGCAAACCAGATCTCGGCTGAGATTCCTATACAAAGAAGTCACAAAACAGCAAGTTAGGCAATTAAAAAGATCTAAGGCATGATTATAAGTTTCAGGGACcgataatattaaaaaaaccaacaggtAACAGAATAAAAACTATACCTGAATCCTTGGCAGAATTGACATTATAGACGCACCAATACACAGCAGCATATTGACACTGATAAATGTCTTGTTTTCAGAACAACCTTCTGGATGAGTGtaataaacataaaacaagACAATGGCTACCAGAGACAGCAGATAATTGACAGCCGTAGctgacagcagagctgtgaaaagagacaaaaagagtTAAACTGGTTAATAATGGAGagtattaaaactgaaataatattcCATGACTATCAGGTTTTGGATATGGTGTACACTGAAAGAACTGAGAGCAGTTCTGAGCACTGAAATATAAAGGAAGTAAGTAGTTTTCAATATTCTGAGGtgttaaaaggaaagaacacaATAAACGGGAAGCCTGAAGCCACACTTGGTTCTTCAGTGCTCAAACAGCAACCAAGAAGAGCAGGGATGAAGGAATCAGTTATGCTACGTACACTTTAGCcaaaagcttaaaaaagaaactgaaggatTACTTCTTCAACAGAACAAAAGTCCTACTTCCAAATTCCAtcttattaaaaacattaaagagtGAAGTGGCCGCTGCACGAAGACaagctgtgttctgttttgaaatatctAAATTATCACAtcagaatggttggactcgatgatccaggaggtcttttccaacctagtgattctctgtgtgtgtgaaacACTTTATTAACGTTAGCATATCATTTATCCAGTGAGATGGTTTGTACTCTCCTTCACTATCTTGGCTTTTCACTTCACATAAACCTTCAAAGAATGACAGACTGTCAGatagaaagtaaaaaaactTATTTGAGATGCTTAAGCTCAATAGGGAGAAGTAACAGGTAGTTATTTTTACCCAGTGCTAACATGTAACAAACCCATGGctgaaaaaacaccccaaaacctaCAATTGCCACATCTCTACTATCATAAATGGATGCTCTACTCCCAGGGACTATATCTTATTACTCAGAGGCTGCTGCCCCTCTCCCGGCCCTCTGTTATTTAACTTGACATCAAAAGGACAGCAAGACAACAGGGCCGAACTAAATCTTCTGAGAAAGCGATACCTATGCACAAAGCGCCATTCTGCACTCTGGTAAAATGCATTACTCagtgaataaattatttaatgtaaagtacaataaaatttaaaactcAATTGTAGTGCAGTCCATTACCTGCATACCAGCACCTTGAGTTTCCTTCCTCCATTTTTTCAACCCAAGATTCATTCCAGGAGTGGGCAAAGTCAATAAGCAACACCAGCTGAATAAGAATAAAGCAGAATGCTCCAGCCATACCTACATAAAACCACactagaagagaaataaaacaaaaccagttcaGAACTAGAGAAAATCTACCACCTTGTCCTAATGTCTCTAAACACAGGAGAGTGATATAGTCACACAGGTACAATAAAAACTACAAGACATCTGCATGCACTTAGTTTTGTTATAAAACCAATTACGATTGCACCGTGATACAGTGGAAGACGATATTCCCTCACCAGTTGTAAATGGTCCCTCTGGTATGAAGAAAGCTCCAACACTAATAGCAAGTGCTGTTGCAAATTTAAAGAACCAGAatctaaaggaaaattaaaaaaaaaaaaaaaaagtcaggtaACTGCTGATCCaattcacaaaaaaacctcaaaagtACACAAAATGCATACCCTTAAGAGCCGTTTTTTTTAACTCACTCATTCTTAACTCACTACTTTGAAGGATAAAGATCTTATCTATCCAAGATCTCCaacaaaatatgcttaaacTGTGCTAGACTGACTAAGTTTGACACATTTCCCAGAGACAACTTACcaatattttacaaatgaagCTAGAGTGGAATATAACTGTtagttgagttttttttaagaaagttttaaaaagagcaGTGAGATTATTGAACTGCTtgcatatcagaaaaaaatggttaaaaaagtCCTTATCTGCTCTTTACacaaaaaacaaaaagtaagAAGATTTGGATGATGCCTACGATGACAGAAAACATTATGCTGGAATTCCCCACCAGTCTCTATTTCCTACCAGAGGGAGGGAGATATACAAAAGCCTGGATTCTTTCCACCTAACTTCAAGTTATTTAGGTCTACACATGATGAAGATTTGTcacaagaaaaaagcaaaggatttAACTTTcacaaaaaggacaaaattcTAGGTCCCTGTTGCAGTGCAATagaattggatttttttttccagtaaaagaTATGGACAAACAAAACAGACCAGTTGTTTCCCAGAAagcagacaaggaaaaaaaaaattttgaagatTCAACAAGCTCACCCTAAATACAGAATTTATACAAATACACCCTTCATAGGGAACTTCAAATCAAAACATTGCACCACCAGAACTATAAGAAAGTCAAGACTATTTTTTGTGATCACAGCAACAGGCAGTTCCAAATATAGGCACAGTACCATCTACATGTACTTCAAAACTGAATATAGCTCAAAGACATGTACCACAACCCCGCAATGTCAAACACTTGCACGGTTTCCAAGTTTTCTATTCctatccatttttttccccatactttaaatatgtttaatcTCTTCTTCTGGCTGTTAAAATCACGTGACAGTGACCAGAGGAGTAAATTCTAACTGTGCAAGAGGAACTACATGAGATGACAGAAGCACAGAACACGGGAAAAATGAACTAATTCACTGGGATATAGAGAAGTGACTAAACCCAgtttgaaaactgaattaaCTTACAACATTTATGACATAATACATAACCCACTACaactagatttaaaaaaaaaaaatggaattccACATGTCaattcaaatacagaaataagaacATGTTCAAGTTTGTATAAATTTCATCACCAATTCTAGACTTTAAGGAATCATAACACTCTACCTCATATAACGTGCACATCAGTCAAAAACAGTACTCGTGAAATAACACCTACAGCTGCTATGCATTCTCTGCAAGCTGGCAACAATCCCATGAATACATTCTAACTaacttttttattgttgttattattaatcTGAGACAAGAAACCGTTCTGACTCCTGctacaaaagcaaagaaggtgAACATTTGCACTAGATCACATCACTGGGCTTAACTTGCACACAAGTAAGAAATTAGTATAAATACATAGGCAAATCCAATATTCTAAAAAATTCAAATCACTGACAGAACGACTACACTGCAAGGCATTACCGAAGACACTTAAAATTTCAAAAACCAAAAGCTGTGGTTTTCATAAAACTACCTGTAATGCATACTACTGAAGCAACTAGTTACTACAAAATTGTTGGAAGCaacattatttaatattttaccaGTTACCATTACCAAAtatcagttttcctttcattctagTGCTGACCCTAGACTGGTTAAGAAGAGTAAACTGCTGTGTGTTGCATAAGTAGTACCAAAATTTGTACTGGAGAGCACAACTACAGATAAGGTCCcagaacaagctgcccagggaggtggttgagtcaccttccctggagatgtttaagggacgagtggatgagctgctgaggggcatggtttaaggactgttaggaatgattggacttgatgatccagtgggtcttttccaacctagtgattctatattctatgactctaagaAGATCCCAAGCACTTATGAAGCAGTTTTGGGTTAAAAGATTCCACATCATGTAAAAGCCATcttaaactgttaaaaaaaaccacagtgttGATATGGAATGTATCTGaaccatttccttttaattgtaACAATAATGCTCTCCTgaacaaagcagagctgagggaaaGGCTGAACCAAGTTACTGCTGCTAATGCACCTTAACACTGTATCCAGCCTCATTTTCTTGAGACAAAAGAAGTAAACAAATCAATCTTCTGCTCAGCCTTAATTATCTTCTTTTCcactacagaaataatttgaccttttttctcattttaagcTAGAAATGTTTAAGCAtattaaagcaaatataaaataaaatcacgACCTCGTTTTTATGGCCTAGTTGTACACAGTTACTGCTATATATAGCCACCTTGAAGAAGCAGTCGTCTAAGCAATCACTGTGACCACCAAGATCAGGCACCACAAATGGTTTCATGCTGTTCAGTGCCATGCCCTATTATAAAATTTCACACCTCCCTCATCCAAGAAGCTACATTACACATAGGCTGAACATGGATGAAAAACACCACTTGCATCAACCTGCAAGCTGAAATTCCACGATTATCTTCCACCCGATAATTCCAACTATAATGAAGTACAAAAGGAAGCTCAAACTAAATACATAACTCACTCTTCTTTATGCATATGGGAGACTGAAGACAAGACAGCAGAGAGGGAACAGGTATAGAATATATCTATATAGATGTAACTGCTACaatctttaaaagtaaaaccGTTCAGAAAAGAGCACTGTTCAGAAAAGAGCACACCCTTACAAACGTCCTAGTTAAGAGGAATGCAAGTCGTAGAGCACAGATGAGACTTTCTAATCTttcagtttgtttaaaaaaaaatctcagtagAATGAAGTGTAATATCATTATTCATCTCTGAATTCTGTCATCTTTGGACAAAAGCAGGATCTCTAATTTTAGGAAACCTCTGGAAAGATTATCCATTGTCATACTTCTTGGAGCCTGAAGTGATAGCCACGTGTATCTTCTCCTCTTACAAAAATTAACCTGCCATGTTTGAGAACTTAATAACTTAGAATTCCCTCTACTGAAACAATCTTCCTCTAGCTACTGtgaacttttttgtttgtggaaCAGTAAATGTAACCAGTGTGCTCAGCCTTTGGCTTTACTTTCACAGGAGCTGTATCTCATACACACATTCCCCACCCATGTCAGTTCTCATTTCTATACTTACCCATTGTGCACTGCTGCTCTTGGGtcattgctgcttttcactttgATCATCAataaggagaagagaaggaagaacatgGCCATACCAAAGCACACACGGTACACTGCTTTGTAACCAACTAGTACATCACAATTCACGTGGCCATGCACACCAGGAATAGTTGTTCCCATCCCTCCATCACAAAATCCAGGAATCTGTGATAAATACGAGACACTTCAGTGCTCTGTAAAAGGCCTTCTCTGAGTAAATATATATTACTACATCATTAATATATAACTCATTAATACTGCAACATTATGCAACTATTAACGTCGCCAGAAAATATGATACTAAAGGGCTGTATTGTTAGTTACATCCAATCAGAATATTAAACacattcaaggaaaaaaatcctagataggcaaattcaaaacaaaaacaaaaatacattttattacCAGTGTGTTGGTGGGGTGTTACTAGCAATTTCAGAACTCTAAAACAATGCAATTTTCACTTGTTGATCTGATTCAGGACATATATAAAAGGTCTGGGATCTGGTAAATTTTTCTTGACAGTTACTATCAATTTCACGACACCGCTAGGAGAAAGCAGCCTGCTTATAGTTCTTTAAAACAGTAACAGCCTCCCAAAAAAAGTAATCAGAACCAATTAGAGGTATCTGTAACTGCCACAAGAAACAGCTGAGAGCATCCTTTCTAGTCACTACCAGGATATGAATAACATGTTTTTGAAGTTAATTCATGCTCCAGAACACCgtaattttctttcctaggTGACTAAAATGTGTCTCTCTGAAGCTATATGTAGTTACTATATCACACTGAAATAAACATTTACAGTTGAACCACTTGGGGGTAAAAACATCAAAAGCAAGCTTAACAGAAGTTACTACATCtactagaaaaaagaaattaaagacagCAAAACTGAGACTAACTGAATCAAAGCATGTACAACTCAGATCATTATTATAACTTCATATAActataaactgaaaaatcctGTAAGAAATTTCTAATACCCTTACTGAAAAGTATACTATTATCATTACT harbors:
- the SERINC1 gene encoding serine incorporator 1, which codes for MGGVLGLCSLASWIPCLCGSAPCLLCRCCPSGNNSTITRLIYAFFLLLGVSVACVMLIPGMEEQLKKIPGFCDGGMGTTIPGVHGHVNCDVLVGYKAVYRVCFGMAMFFLLFSLLMIKVKSSNDPRAAVHNGFWFFKFATALAISVGAFFIPEGPFTTVWFYVGMAGAFCFILIQLVLLIDFAHSWNESWVEKMEEGNSRCWYAALLSATAVNYLLSLVAIVLFYVYYTHPEGCSENKTFISVNMLLCIGASIMSILPRIQESQPRSGLLQSSVITVYTMYLTWSAMTNEPDRRCNPSLLSIIGYNSTIVPVQGQVVQWWDAQGIVGLILFLLCVLYSSIRTSNNSQVNKLMLTSDESTLIEDGMPRSDGSLDDGDDVHRAIDNERDGVTYSYSFFHFMLFLASLYIMMTLTNWYSPDSSYETMTSKWPSVWVKISSSWIGIVLYVWTLVAPLVLTNRDFD